From a region of the Nothobranchius furzeri strain GRZ-AD chromosome 12, NfurGRZ-RIMD1, whole genome shotgun sequence genome:
- the LOC107375403 gene encoding E3 ubiquitin/ISG15 ligase TRIM25 — protein METVDKTLSCPVCQDFYTDPVVLQCGHGFCLTCIHAVWETDVSPEGPFFCPECQMFLPSDLILKVNTGLQTKVNDFTLNRQSAAAETCSSATKPTSTVHCDHCIEKSRAAVRTCLTCDASLCQDHALLHQQRSAFKEHTLVDVTKDPLSLKCREHRDELKLFCMEEKVPVCCLCALVGRHKQHRTAQLHEAGAQFRSMLEANMAQLLKRRGEAEHAIEDLESLYTHTVNSAADFRERISDKYSRIRVVLDADERLMMQIIDAEEASTADWLEVQRGIIETQIKEIDGFRASNKALLQETNDLQFLQKLTAQNLCDPLEFAPIQEVNRDLCDPEKLKTVERLVDDLSLALSQHFPRTWSYLSSPALDSNTAHPKLEISQDRKQVYWRRQPAGEGPTPQPYDSQYSVLAQESFTSGRHYWEVIVQDKPFWMVGVTTGLVNKNDSLTRSSFSLGVNNTSWCLYHGDGQYLACHDTQEKHLTVAKRVRKLGILANIQKGELSFYDADAMTLLHSFFVQCTEPLFPLFNPCMDMNGVNWQPLTLFWIKDPWNRCSDEDQHCGERKAH, from the exons ATGGAGACTGTTGACAAAACCTTAAGTTGTCCCGTCTGCCAGGATTTCTACACTGATCCTGTGGTGCTCCAGTGCGGACACGGCTTCTGCCTCACATGCATTCATGCTGTCTGGGAAACCGATGTGTCTCCTGAGGGGCCTTTCTTCTGTCCAGAGTGTCAGATGTTCCTTCCCTCTGACCTCATTTTGAAGGTAAACACTGGCCTCCAGACTAAAGTGAATGACTTTACTTTAAATAGAcagtcagcagcagcagagacCTGCAGTAGTGCAACCAAGCCGACTTCCACTGTCCACTGCGACCACTGCATAGAGAAGTCGCGTGCGGCCGTGAGGACCTGTTTGACCTGCGATGCGTCACTGTGCCAGGATCATGCGCTGCTGCACCAGCAGCGGTCTGCTTTTAAGGAGCACACGCTGGTGGATGTGACCAAGGACCCGTTGTCCCTGAAGTGCAGGGAGCACCGTGATGAGCTCAAGCTCTTCTGCATGGAGGAAAAGGTCCCTGTGTGTTGTTTATGCGCCCTGGTTGGCAGGCACAAGCAACACAGGACAGCTCAGCTTCATGAAGCCGGTGCTCAATTCAGG AGCATGTTGGAGGCAAACATGGCCCAACTGCTAAAGAGGAGAGGTGAAGCCGAGCACGCGATCGAAGACTTGGAATCACTGTACACACACACTGTG AATTCTGCTGCAGATTTCAGAGAGAGGATCTCAGACAAATACAGCAGAATCCGTGTGGTGCTGGACGCCGACGAGCGTCTGATGATGCAGATCATAGATGCAGAGGAGGCGAGCACGGCAGACTGGCTGGAGGTCCAGAGAGGAATCATAGAAACTCAGATCAAGGAGATAGACGGATTCAGAGCCTCCAATAAAGCACTTCTACAGGAAACGAATGATCTGCAGTTTTTGCAG AAACTCACAGCACAGAATCTTTG CGATCCCTTGGAGTTTGCTCCGATCCAGGAGGTGAACAGAGACCTGTGTGACCCCGAGAAGCTGAAAACCGTCGAAAGGCTGGTGGACGACCTCTCGCTGGCTCTGTCCCAACACTTTCCACGAACATGGTCAT ATCTAAGTTCACCTGCATTAGACTCCAACACAGCCCATCCCAAACTGGAAATATCCCAAGACAGGAAACAAGTCTACTGGAGACGCCAGCCCGCCGGCGAGGGACCAACCCCTCAGCCTTACGACTCCCAGTACAGCGTCCTCGCTCAGGAGAGTTTCACCAGTGGCCGGCACTACTGGGAGGTGATTGTCCAGGACAAACCCTTCTGGATGGTCGGTGTCACGACTGGTTTGGTGAATAAAAATGACAGCTTGACACGGAGTTCCTTCAGCCTGGGTGTGAACAACACGTCCTGGTGCCTCTATCACGGGGATGGACAGTACTTGGCGTGCCACGACACACAAGAGAAGCACTTGACTGTAGCAAAGAGAGTGAGAAAACTGGGCATACTGGCAAATATCCAGAAGGGGGAGCTGTCCTTCTACGATGCTGATGCCATGACTCTGCTTCACTCTTTCTTTGTGCAGTGCACAGAGCCCCTGTTCCCCCTGTTTAACCCATGCATGGACATGAATGGAGTGAACTGGCAGCCTCTTACTTTGTTCTGGATCAAGGATCCCTGGAACCGGTGTTCAGACGAGGATCAACACTGCGGTGAAAGAAAGGCTCACTAA